The DNA region AATCTCTAAACTTGATTACTCACTGCTTGACTGTTAAACCTCATGACTGCGGTTCCTCTTTATTACACCCTGCATGACTTTTGTTCCCAAGAAAGCAGCTGAAATGAAACTTTTAACACTGTATATCTTTTAAATCAGTTAAAAAGGGATGCTCTGATTGCTTAAAGCCATTTAAACAGCTTTTTTAATGCCACTCAAAATTTAAATCAAGCCCTACATCTCTTGTGATGTGATGTTAATGCAAGAGGGATTCGTTAAAAGTTACCAATCAATTTGATATTTGAGACAaatgtcagaaataaaaatcCTACTTATCACAGGTTAAcatttttaagacttttgaaaaacattttaaagcattttacaTGAATGAATGCCTTAAGGATCCACAGGAACTCTGGATTTACTCTTTGGAACACCTGAGAAAATGCCTGAATGTGGACACTCAGCCAcattattttatcaaataaagtttagcatcctaattaggatgccccctgaacgcctccctagtgaggcgttcagggcacgtccctccggaaggaggccccggggaagacccaggacacgctggagagactatgtctctcggctggcctgggaacgtctcggggtccccccggaagagctggaggaagtggccggggagagggaagtctgggcctccctactgaggatgctgcccccgcgacccggaaacggctaagcggaagaagatggatggataaagtTTACACAATAATATAGATTAGCTGGAAACTGCTTACACGAATGATACCATTTATCAAGAGTTCTTCAACATCTAAACTATTTTACTTCTTTAAATAAACAACGGATGCTAAACTTCTCCGGTTTGATGCATGAGCAAAGAACCAAGTCATTGCATTggaatcaaaacaaaaacaagaggcATCATTTGAAAGTTCATGGctgacttcttttaaaaaaaacaactactttTGTACAATAATTGTAAGTAGAGAAGTATACAGATGACTGTTTTACAGCGGTGGTAAAGTCAATCACATTGGAATATCAGTGGAGGTCTGAGTGGTCCTGATGCTGAACCAGCTGCAGTTATTAGGACTCAGCAGCAGGTCACAGCGTTGGCTCCAGTCTGGTTTATAGCTTCTAGTGAAGTGACTCCTTTCATAAGAAAGACGTTCACTTCACCTTTGGTGGCGTGTAATGGATTCGGCATCTTTCATTGAAAACctgttggaaaaaaagaaaagaaacagggATCAGACGATGGACGTTGCAAGTCTGATTATTAAGTATtattaaaaacagtgaaggaaaCTTCACCTTCAAGCTTCTATCATTGACAACTTCTTCCACATTCAGCTCAGACTGCATCAGCTTTAACTGGAATTAATGAGCACAAACACAAGACATTAGTGACATAGTCCTTCTCACTTTCTCCCAGAATAAATATGCTCAcactaaataaaaagaatataaaATGGAAACATTGCATCATTGATATGCGTATATTTGCTCTGCTGAAGAACTTTGGTTTGCAaactaaaaaaagagaaaaccatAAAGATAAGCCACAAACCACGATAATAAACACCTccagtatttcatttttaaagtagAACGTGCTTTAAAACAATATGTCCATAATGGtgataaacacaaaaatgtttccttttaatctcatttagttgactaaaactaggtcCCGATGATGACAttctgactaaaactaagttgcagaaactaaatcaaaatttgctgtcaaaatgaacaatgATTTGACCCTGTAACTAAATGCAGAACCAGCAGTTAAACACTGATAAAACATTGTGCAttggagaaaaataaaatattcgaTTGCTGCCATCTGGTGTTAGAAGTGTGAGAAGGTCGCAAAAATAtttctccttcaaaataagagaactTAGTCCAGTAGCACATTAATACTGATTATTGGAAAAAAAGAATGTCTCATCAATgttatgaaatcaaaataaacagtGTTTTAATGCAAGAAGAATTAAGGTAGCTAGtgctttttatagttttttgtagATTCAGCTAAACCAGTGTTTCACTTAAGTAAGGTATACGAGCAAGAATTCCTTAAACTTTTACAAGGACTTAAAAAATTCACCCTATGTCGACCAACAACTCAGCTAATCAATTGATCCATCAGAGAAGCGGTCTTCCCTGACTGCCTAAAAAAAAGGAAGTGGTTAAACCTTTGCATGAGGGAGGAGACAAAGCTGAGCTGGCCAATTATAGACCAGTGAGTAATAGTATCCTACCTGTAATATCTAAGGTAGTCGAGAAAGTAGTGGTCATGCAACTGATTGATCATTAGAATTATGGAGAGCACCCCCTGAATCCACTTCAGTTTGGTTTTAGAAAACACCATTCAACTGAAACGGCACTTAGTTATTTTGTTGAACAACTCAAAGCCATGTTGGATGGGGGAGGGGGGTGCCatatttttaaatctgaaaagaGCATTCGACACGTTAAACCATGACATCCTGTTATCCAAATTGTCCATCCACAATATTTCTGAAGAGACATTACAATGgtttaaatcatatttagagAACAGGAAGCACTGCACAAGAATTAAGAGCACTACTGTATGTCTTCTTTTTTAGACAGCTCAGTTGGGGTGCCACAAGGCTCCATCTCTTGTTCAGTGTTTATATAAATGATCTTCCATCTATTTGTCCTGAAGTTCACGTACAAATGTACGCTGATGACGCCGTGATATATGTCCATATCAAGTCAGAAAGCAGCAGCTGTGCTCCAGAGAgcgatggaaaaaaaaatctcagattggATGGTGCAATCATGCTTGACACTAAATTTGAGCAAAACCGCCGGAATGTTTCTTTCAATAAGGAATTCTAGAAGCAGAGTCTGTTAAGTATTTAGGCGGTGTTGGACAGGacattgtcatttaaaaagcacGTTTCAAAActgataaaaactgtaaaatgtaatgtatcGCAGTTCAGATATATTCACCCTCTAATGAGCACAGATGCAGCCAAGCTTTATATGCATTCAATGGTATTTTCACATCTTACATATTGCATCACAACTTGGTCTCTATCAACCAACACTGCGTCACAGCCGTTTCAAAGCTTGTGCAAACAGGCActcaaaacattaaataaaaaaacctgtTTCATACCTCTACTGTAACATTGTGAAGAAGTATGAATTATTAACGTTTGAAaatttcattttgattttgaatgtCAGTTTAGTGTATAAAACTCTTCATGTTTGTGAAATCTTGTGTAGAGGCAGGACTTAGAACAATGCAAGCCTCCTCCAGAGGAGACTGTTATGTGAACTTTAGGTCCTCTACCTTTGGACAGAATAGCTTCTCTGTGAAAGCTGCAGGGATGTGGAACTCGTTGCCATTAACTGTTCGAGAGAAAGAAGTGGTTGAAAGATGGTCAGACTTGTGAtcattagcaaaaaaaaactggttAATCAggatattattaaaaatgtaagaaggtaaacattttttaaactgtaaataattcTAATTGCAATTGTAAATACTATAAATATTGCATTGAATGTTTGTTGAGGTGATCCTTTTGCCAGtgctttatctgtttttttcatattgtgAATAGACTCTTCAGTAAGAATGCTCATTGACCACTGTATAAACCTGCTGTCACTTTACCTTTGTCCAGAGAATACAGATGAAAATTAGCTTGTATCTATCTCTGGTCTGTGCAACACATTTGTTGTGCAAtatccctgtcaaataaataaaaaataaataaacaaactagaatatttgctgACCCTCATGCCTGCTATAGAAAACAGGTCTACGATGAGAGCTTGCATCTGCATCTCGCCAATAAACCACCGGTTCACACGTActccttttaatgtaaaaataaagttttttactTTATGTTTCTCTGCCTGTTGCCTTTGGAACATTTCCTGGTTCTGAAGGCTTGTAATTGTGGGAAAccatcagaggtgaaagtaacagattgcatgtactcacattactgtaattgagttgcttttatgggtattagacttgtgcttaagtacattttaaaggccgtttgagtaaattattattatttttttgtttgaaaatgatcaacagatattgtgaaactacaaaaaaataaaatgaccagacaaaaatctaatgcatcacatcatagtcgaccaaccagattaaataaTGCACCGcgcaaaaacagcattgaatggaggttattttctttgCTTTAGAGTTCCTAAATTTAGCTATAGTTAGAGCCtgagattatttttattattttgaattgaattcattggtgttgttttatttaaaaatatattttttattattttattccttcttttgtggaaaataaattaagttccaattgaacaagatttggtctcttcctttttaagtttatacatgagatgatTACTGTatgcaaaaatacactgaaagtaactattttttacttgtacttgaatccCAACACTTCCACATTGTGGGGTCCTCAGTGATTAACATCAGGCCTTACATTGGTCTGCTCCTTCCTCAGCTGTTTGATCAATGCCAGGTTCTCACTGTCCTTGGCTCTTTCCTCGCGCAGCTGCCCCACCACCTCAGACGTCTGTGCGATGCAGACCTTGATCGCTTTGTCCCTGCTCAGATGAGCCTCCATCATCTGCACAAACCAGGTATTAAATGGTGGCACGTGTTCCAGGTCGGCGGACTCATTTGGGTTAGTTTTCACCTACAGATTCGTAGAGCTCTTTGCAGGTTTGTGTAGCATCCACTTTGCCTGAGAAGGAGACGGTGGGCACGGTGGTGTTAAGGGCGTGGACGATGCGGTCGTCAATGGTGCGCATCACTTTCAGCACCTCCTGAGGGACACATAGAGGTGCAGAGACCGAGACTGtcacaaaatacaaataaaaggcCAAAGTAGAAGAAAAAGACATTTCAAACCGGGAGGTAAACTCTTAACAGATTAAACTGTGTGCATGACTAccatataaaatacaaatccaCTGTCGGTCTAGCTTTTCTttacaatattttcattttctatcaTCTTTCAGCAACTGTAATGTAATGACCAAGTATAATGAATATTAGGGATGTATCACTATTAATTCAGTCTCACCCAGAGGTGTTAACATCTTTGCAGTcctttgaacatgttttttctttaaaccaGATAACATTTTACACAAAACATCTTAGAAACACAGCATATACATatacactaaaaaaattataattacacaagAGTTgtacgatatatcgcgattcaagatatatctagttttctattttgtcaATATAGAAAATTTTGATATTGCCTatatggatatttttttttataacttagCAACAGTTTGTTAATAGATGTGTCTGTGTGGGATTTTATGTCAGCAAATTTAAACcttaattgtctttctggtcatacttcatttgaattaaaattatcggGATTGATATCGTATATcggcattttgagaaaaaaaatatcgagataagagttttggtccatatcgcccaggccTAAATGACACACCCACATCATGATAATTTTTCTCTCTTCATTTCTCTGCAGCCTGTATTGGATGTTCTAATAATTGACAATCAATGAAACTTGTGATAATGTACACTATCTACTTCCAAGTGTGTTGAAAAAGGGATTAAAAGGTTTTTAATGTACTTTAAGACTCAGGTCAACTTCTGTCCCTAAAAGTGATTTAATAATAAGTCAAGCAGGCCTGAAGCCTTTCGGCACTAAATGTACATTTGAAATTCTATACACTGGGTTTCTGATCAGGTTTGTTAGTATTTTGACCTTTTGAACCACATGTGTTCACTTCTAGATCTCTAAACCTGGACCAGCCTCACACTATGGAACTGCAGGGTCACCCACTAACCGGGCTAACACACAGAACCACCGGCACGACGTGTCAACGGGTACCGGGTGACAGCTCGGACCCAAGTGGCCGTGTTTTCGCTCTCATTCACACTGGGCTAAGCAACGTT from Gouania willdenowi chromosome 20, fGouWil2.1, whole genome shotgun sequence includes:
- the mix23 gene encoding protein MIX23, whose product is MAAHGGTLNCEDFSMFQEVLKVMRTIDDRIVHALNTTVPTVSFSGKVDATQTCKELYESMMEAHLSRDKAIKVCIAQTSEVVGQLREERAKDSENLALIKQLRKEQTNLKLMQSELNVEEVVNDRSLKVFNERCRIHYTPPKVK